A region of Fusobacteriaceae bacterium DNA encodes the following proteins:
- a CDS encoding ABC transporter substrate-binding protein, with protein MRKILLIMAILGLCAGTGLFAKAEEKKIVVGIIQIVEHPALDEGRQGVMDALKSKGYDESKVTFLYKNAQGEFPTATLIAQEFNEKADIIVPIATPSAQAAVNVIKTKPIFFSVVAYPEKAGVLLKNVTGASDRIPVANNVKLIQDLLPKAKRIGIVYHSGESNSAETMERFAKIAREAGYDVKARGITTTNDIASALDSLVGEIDVLYSTDDNMIATAYPIVVDKCNAKNIPIISAVKVFLDQGALATDCIAEYDVGFETGLMIARYLEGEKIENIPYVAVTKSTRFINPEVAKRYGVKN; from the coding sequence ATGAGAAAAATACTGTTGATCATGGCAATATTGGGGCTTTGCGCGGGAACAGGCCTTTTCGCCAAAGCCGAAGAGAAAAAAATCGTGGTCGGAATTATTCAGATCGTAGAGCATCCGGCCTTGGACGAGGGACGGCAGGGCGTCATGGACGCGCTGAAATCCAAGGGTTATGACGAGAGCAAGGTGACGTTCCTCTACAAGAACGCCCAGGGAGAATTCCCCACGGCGACCCTGATCGCCCAGGAATTCAACGAAAAGGCCGACATCATCGTCCCCATCGCGACCCCTTCGGCCCAGGCCGCCGTCAACGTCATCAAGACGAAACCCATTTTCTTTTCCGTCGTGGCCTATCCCGAAAAGGCCGGCGTCCTTTTGAAAAACGTGACCGGGGCCAGCGATCGGATTCCCGTGGCCAACAACGTGAAACTGATCCAGGACCTGTTGCCGAAAGCCAAACGAATCGGGATCGTTTATCATTCGGGCGAGTCCAATTCCGCCGAGACCATGGAGCGCTTCGCGAAAATCGCCCGGGAAGCGGGCTATGACGTGAAGGCCCGGGGCATTACGACCACCAACGACATCGCCAGCGCCCTCGATTCCCTTGTGGGAGAGATCGACGTCCTCTACAGCACCGACGACAACATGATCGCGACGGCCTATCCCATCGTCGTCGACAAGTGCAACGCCAAGAATATCCCCATTATTTCCGCGGTCAAGGTGTTCCTCGACCAGGGGGCCCTGGCTACCGACTGCATCGCCGAATATGACGTGGGCTTTGAGACGGGACTCATGATCGCCCGCTACCTTGAAGGGGAAAAAATTGAGAACATCCCCTATGTGGCCGTGACGAAATCCACAAGATTTATCAATCCCGAAGTCGCCAAACGATACGGCGTGAAGAATTGA